ACCTGCGCCGCCTGATCGCGCAGCGCGCCGATCATCCGTTGATAGACGGCGTCCGTCTGCGCGGCCGGCAAGTCGACGCGCGTCAGCTGGACGTCGACCACGTCGACGCCGAAACCGGACGCCTTCGCCTTCGCCACGTCGCGAGCCGCATCGGCGATCGCGCGCTGGCCGCCGAGGGCGTCGTCGAGCGCGTGCTTGCCGAACGCGTCGCCGAGTGCGCTCTTCAGCGCGCCGGCCAGGCGTTCGGCAGCCGCCGCCGGGTCGCCGCCCGTCGCCGTGAAATATTTCATCGGATCGCTGATCCGGTACTTCACCGCATAGGCGACGAGCAGGTCGTGCTTGTCTTCGGTTGCCAGTTGCAGCGGATCGGACGACTCGAGCGATTGCAGGCGCGTGTCGATCAGCGTGGCCGTCTGCAGCGGCGGCGGCAGCTTGAAATGGATGCCGGGGCCCGCCAGTTCGGGCTGCGCGCCGTCGCGGCCCGACAGCACGACCGTATGGCGCGGATCGACGGTGAGGACCGTCGAGGATGCCGCGAAGGCAACGATCACGATTGCGACGACGAGCGCAATGATTCGGTTCATGTTCTGCGCTCCCCGTTACTTCAGATCGTCTTCGCGCGACCGGCTGCGAAACGCTTCGCGCGATCGCAGCACGTCGCTGCCCGACGCCGCGGCGGCCGCTGCCGCGCTCGCGGGTGCGGCTGCCGCCGGTGCCGACGCCGCATCGGGCGAGGATGCGCCGGCGGGCGCCGCGGCGTTTTGCCGCCCCTGCTCGACGAGCTTGTCGAGCGGCAGATACACGACGCTGTTGCCGCCCTTGTTGCCGACGAACACCTTCGTTGCGTTCGAATAGATTTCCTGCATCGTCTCGAGGTACATCCGCTCGCGGATCACGGCAGGTGCCTTCGAGTACTGCGCGTAGACCTGCTTGAAGCGGTCGGCATCGCCTTCGGCTTCCGTGACCACGCGACCGGCATACGCGTTCGCTTCGTCGAC
The nucleotide sequence above comes from Burkholderia pyrrocinia. Encoded proteins:
- the hflC gene encoding protease modulator HflC; the encoded protein is MNRIIALVVAIVIVAFAASSTVLTVDPRHTVVLSGRDGAQPELAGPGIHFKLPPPLQTATLIDTRLQSLESSDPLQLATEDKHDLLVAYAVKYRISDPMKYFTATGGDPAAAAERLAGALKSALGDAFGKHALDDALGGQRAIADAARDVAKAKASGFGVDVVDVQLTRVDLPAAQTDAVYQRMIGALRDQAAQVRAEGAADVEQIKADAEREQQAVLANAYKSAQTIKGEGDAKAATIAADAFGRDPQFYQFYASLQAYRNTFKRNDIIVVDPDSEFFRFMRSPTGGAAPAAPAPRKH